The nucleotide window GGCTTCCAGCATGCGATCGTCCTTCACCTTGAACGCCGCGACGGTGTTGTGACCGCGGTTCGACACGTACACGAATTTCCCGTCCGGGGAGACGATGCACTCGGCGGTCGAGTTGCCCGGGGTCGGCTTCGGTAAGGTCGAGAGCGACTGTACGACCTTCCCGCCCTTAATCACGTTGACCGTTGAGTCGAGTTCGCCGCACACGTAAATGCCCTTGCCGTCCGGGGCGAACGCGATGTGCCGCGGGCCGCTCCCCGGCGGGGTGGTGATGTCCTCTTCCGTATCCTCTTCGACACCTTTCTTCAGGCTAACGTGGAACACCTTGATCTTGTCGATTCCGAGGTCCACGGTGTACAGGTGGTCGCCGGCCGCATTGAACGCGCAGCAGTGCGCGTGCGGCTCCTTCTGCCGGTTCGGGTTGGTGCTGCTGCCCGTGTGTTGAACGAACCCGAGGCGCTTGCCGAGTTTCCCGTCGGCTTCCACCGTGAACACGCAGGTGCTGCCCCCGCCGTAGTTCGCAACCGCCGCGAACTCGCCCTTCGGTGAGATCACGATGTAGCACGGCCCGGGGCCGCCGCTCTTGTCCTCGTTAAGCTTCTTCAGTTCACCGGTTTTCGCGTCGATCGCGAACGCGACGACCGGTCCGCCCTCTTTTCCGCCGCCTTCGCCCACCGCGTACAGGAACTGTTTGTTCGGGTGGACGGTTACGAACGACGGGCTGCCCATTTCGGCCGCCAGTTCCGGGGCGGTGAGTTTGCCGCTGGCGTCGTCGAACTTCGCCCGGTAGATGCCCTTGCTGTCCGTTTCGCCCTTCCCGGTGTATGTGCCGAAGTACACCCAGTGCTCGGCGGCGTTCGCGGCCGAACCGGTCGCGGTCAGTGCGGCTACCAGTGCGAGGCGAGAAATCAGCATCGGAGAGTGCTCCTTTCGGAATTCGCGGTAGACCCGTGCGGGTCGCGGGTTGATGATAATGGCCGTGGTTACACACGGGTAACGAAAACTGCCATTCGGGATGCTGCCATGCACAGGCTCGTCGCCCTTGTCGCTGCGGTGCTCGCAGGCGCGGTTGCGGGAGCGGACGAGCCGAAAAAGCTCGCCGCGAGCGCCGACGGGTGGATCGACCTGATGAGCCCCGAGGTGTGGAAGAAGGTCGACGACCGGTGGATCTTCGCGAGCGAGGTGAAACTCGCTCCGGATTCGAAGGGCAAAGCCGACGTGCGCCTGAAGGCGGAAAAGAAGCCGGGCGGTGCGGTGTGGGTTAACGGTGAGACCGGGCGGCTCCCGAACCTCATCACGAAAGAGGAGTTCGGTGACTGCGAGATCCACGTCGAGTTTCTGATTGCGAAGGGCTCCAACGCCGGGGTCAAGTTTCACGAGGTGTACGAGATCCAGATCCAGGACGATTACGGCAAGAAGAACCTAGATGGTAGCCACATGGGCGGCATCTACCCGCGGGCGAACCTGGAGAGGGGCGGATACCTGGACAAGGGCGTGCCGCCGAAGGTGAACGCCGCGAAGCCGTTTGGCGAGTGGCAGACCCTTGAAGCGACATGGAAGTCACCGCGGTTCAACGAGAAGGGCGAGAAGAGCGCGAGCGCGTTGGTGGTGAAGGCGACGCTCAACGGGCAGGTGATTCACGAGAACGCCGAGGTCAAAACACCGACCGGTGGGAACTGGGGTAAGAAAGAGACTCCGACCGGGGCCTTCATGCTCCAGACGGACCACGGTCCGACGGCGTTCCGCAACGTCCGCATCCGCCCGCTCAAGTGAGAACGACCGGCGCGAGACGAGTGGCTGTGGCGGTTCCGGGTGTGGTTTTCAGCGCGTGCGCTCGTGCGATTGCTCCCATTCTTCTTGCTCCTGTCGGAGGCGCTCGTCCAACTCGTCGAGTTCCGCGCTGCGGCGGTGGAGGGCCAACTCGATGCGGTCGAGCTCGGCTGCCCGTCGCTCGAGTGCGCTTCGCTCTTCGGCAACGGCGGCGCGACGCCCTTCGAGCTGGTCGAGGGTGACCCGGAGTTCGGCCGCCCGCCGGTCGAGGTCCGCGGCCCGCTGGTCTGAACGTGACACCTTCGTTTCGCGCGCCGCCAGTTCGGCCTCGCGCGCCTGGAGGGCGGCTTCACGCGCCTGGAGGTCGCTCTCGCGTTTCGCGACTTCGTCGGAAGTCGCGGCGAGCGCTCCCTGCTGGCGGTGCAACTCCTGCTTGCGCTGCATGGTGAGCGCTTCGAACTTGCATTCGGCCTCGGCCAACTCGCGGCGCTTTTTGTGTAACTCGCCGAGCCGTGCCGCCACGTACTGCTCGAACCGGGCCGCCTCTTCCTTCATAAAGTCGCCGGCGTAAACGGGCTCCTCGGCCTTCGATGGGGCCGGCACCTGTGGCGCCTGGGCGAGCGCGGCGCTGGTGAACTCGCCGTCCACCCAGATCGGGAACGAGTCGTCCGCGACCGGCGACGCGCGGTTCAGTAACTCGGCCACCGGCACCGCGGTGCGGCACTTCGGGCACACGATCGTTTTGAGCCCGAGCAAGTTGTCGGGCAGTCGGCCGCGGAGCCCGCAGCCGGGGCAGCTCACGATCAGGTTCATGGTGCGGGCTGAGTTCTGGCGATGTTTTAAATTTGGCAGCCGCTCGAACTGTAGCTCACACCGGGTGACGGTGCCAGGTTTCAGCGCGGGCAAGAATCGTGCGGTGCAAACCCGGTCGGGGCGTAAAATGGGCACCCACCGGAACCAGTTCGGAGAACAGACGATGACGCGAATGCGTTCGGTCCTTGCGGCCGGGTTATTCGTATTGACGGCGACTCTTCCGGCCTTGCCGGCCCGCGGAGACGGGCCGGCGCCAGCCACCTCCGCCGGGGCCACCCCCCTTGCGGTGAAGACGGAAAAGGACGTGGTGTACGACACCATCGACAAACAGGAACTGAAGCTCGACATCTGCGCCCCGAAGGAGAGCGGGTCGTACCCCTGTATCGTGCTGCTCCACGGCGGCGCCTGGGTCGGCGGGAGCCGCAAAGACCTGTCGGTCGGTCCGAAGGGCGGCGCGTCACTGATTGAAGAGGTCGCGGCGAAGGGGTACGTCGTGGCGTCGGTCGGATACCGGCTGGCGCCGAAGCACCGGTTCCCGGCCCAAATCCAGGACGTTCGGGCCGCGGTGCGGTTCTTGCGCGCGAACGCCAAGACCTACGGCATCGACCGCGACAAGTTCGCGGCGGCCGGGTTCTCGGCCGGCGGGCACCTCGCGCTACTCTTGGGTCTGGCGGACAAGGTCGCGGGTTGGGATGCGGGCTCGAACCTCGACCAAAGCTCGAAGGTGCAGTGCGTGGTGGACTTCTTCGGACCCACCGATCTGAGCCTGTATAACACCGAGGCGATCCTGGACGCGTACCTGGTGCCGGTGTTCGGGAAGGACGCCAAGACCGACAAAGAGGTGTTCAAAAAGGCGTCGCCGGTGACGTACGTGTCAAAGACGGCCCCCCCGGTGCTGATCTTTCACGGCACGTTCGATGTGGTGGTGCCGGTGGTCCACTCCGAATCGCTGCACAAGAAACTCACGGACTGCGGCGCGAACTGCCAGCTCGTCACCCTGTTCGGCGAGGGGCACGGGTGGACCGGGCGGACGTTTGCCAAGAGCTTGACTCAGGCCCTGACGTTCCTGGATACGCACCTGAAGGGGAAGGAGCAGAAGTGAAAACCGCGTTACGAAGCCCTTTGAGTGGGTTTCAACGCCGGCGCACACGTGGTGCCTGCCGGCAGCCCGCTCATTGTCGTCAGCGGTTACTCGTACTCGGGGGACTCGTGTCCCCCGCTCGCGTGGGGTTCCTCGTCTTTGTCACGGTAGCCCTGCTGGCCCTGCCGATCTTTGCCCACGGGTGCCACGGCGACGACGTGGACCACGAACCGCTCTTCGTCCCGTTTCGGCTGAACGCGGACGACCGCTGATCCGCCCGCGGTCGTCCCCGGTGCCTTACTCTTTCGCCTTCGGGATCGGCATCGGCATGATGTTGTCGAACAGCGTCGGGGCGTTCGCGACCGGCCGCAGCCCGGTCTTGTCCTCGGTCACCCGCGTTTTCGATTGGAGCGCCGCCAGCAGCCGCTTGGTCGCGAGCAGCGACGGGTCGTCCGGCCCGTCGAACTGGCCGACGGTGACGAGACTGGCGTTGCGGGTGTGCAGCACGAACGCTTCCAGGTTCAGCCCCTGGTCGTTCGGCCCCTTCATTTGGCGGAGCGCCTTGGCGAGCCCTTCGGCCTGTTCCGCGCCCGCCGCCAGTGCGTCCGCGCCCTTGCTGAACCCCATCTTTTGCATCACGCTCGGGGTCGATTCCTTGTTGGTGATCTCGACCGGCGCGACGAACGACTTCACCGCCAGCGTCCAGGTCTTCTTCGCCTTCAGCAGGTTGTACGGCATGCCCTCGTTCAGCTTCACGATGAACGGGTCGAAGCCCTGCTGCGGCTGCGCGGACCGCGGCACGGTCGGGTTCGGTACGACGAACGCGCCGGCGTAAGGGTTGATCGCGGCCTTCACGATCTCGGACTTGCCGTTCGCCCCGGTCTGAACGATCGCGCTCTTGTCCACCAAGAGTTCGTTCTTCGGGGTGGGCCAGGTCTTCAGCTTGAGCAGCGCCCTCTTGGCGTCGTCCTCGTTCTGGAACCCGCCCACCAGCACGCCGATCTGGTCGCGGTGGTGGTGGGTCATCACGTGCATCTTGTTGTCCGGTTCCAGGAACTCCGTCCCCTGGAACTGGCTGCGCTGCCGGAGCTTGGCGATCTCGGCCGCGTAAGCCTGCGCCTTCTGCCGGGCCGCCGCGATCTGGCGCATTTCCGCCTTACGTTCCTCCGAGATGTACTCGAACAAGAACGCCTGGACCCGGTACGTGTCGCGGATCTCGTGGGCCAGCCCTTCGGCCAGTTCGCGGGCGGAGGCGCCGGGGTCCTCTTTCGCCGCCGGCGTGTCCTTCGCGGGGCGCACGTAGCTCTTCACCATGATGAAGAACGCCCCGTGCTCCGGTTTGAGCAGCCACGGGTGGTCGGCGCCCAGGGCGGTTTTGATCTCAATGTTCGTGGGCAGCGGCACCGGCGCGGACGTGACGCTCGCGGGCTGAATGCCGCTGGTCGGGGGGAGGTACGCCCCTCCGGCCGGCGCCACCGGGTTGGTCGGCTGTGCCGACCCGACGGGCGTAACGCCCGGCGGCAGAGCTGGTGCGAGCCGCGGCGCTCCCGGCTGCTGGCCCACGACCACCCCGCCCGTCAGCAGCGCCAAACTGGCTCCCAACAGCGCCTTCTTGCGCATGTCTTCCCCCGTTCGTGGGTGTGTGGCAAACACTGTAATCGGTGTTGCGGCCTGATAGCGTGGCGGCGAGCGGGACGCCAGAGGAAAACCGTGGAATCGCTCAAGTCCACTTCTGGAGTGCCGACCGTTTGCTCGGGGCGCAGGTGATTCGGGCCTTCCCCCCTGTGCGCCGCGCGTGCCGGTGTAGAATTGGCTGTACTCTCCCCATTCGTCCGTGAGGTGAAGCATGCGCCGCACTCTGTTCGCTTTGATCGTTCTGGGGTCTTTTGGCTCGGTTGTGCTGGCCCAGAAGACTGAGCCGGTTGCGCCGGGCGCGCAAAAGGACGCGCCCAAGCGCGAGAAGGCGCTGGAAAGCAAGGACGAGGCGAAGCGGTTCGGCGAGACCGCGTGGGCGCGACTCGCGCCCGCCGCGGAGCGGCTGTTCAAGGAGAAGGGCATCGACTTCGTGGTCGAAACGGCGCCGTCCCCGCCGAAAGGCGATCCCAATAAAATCGCCGCGATGAGGCCGGCGGAGCGCGAGAAGTTCTTCAAGGAGTTCACCGACGCACGGGCCAAGGAGTTGAACCTCAAGGGGGTTCACGTGTTCGTGAGCATGAAGCCGGAGACGCTGTACGTTCACGTCTCCGAGGCCGCCGACCTGCCCAAGGGCTTCGGCCCGAAGCTCAAGGCCGCGCTGATCGCCAGCTTCCGCGAGAAGAAGTTCGACGAGGGGCTGAACAAGGCCATCGACATGACGCTCGACGCGAAAGGACTGGGGGAGAAGAAGTGAGCGCGCCCGGACTGATGCTGTGCGACGACCTGATCTTCTTCAGCCGCGTGTCCGGAACCGCACGCGCGGCGGGGCTGGCCGTCCGCATGGTGCGCACCGCCGCCGATCTGCTCGCCGCGGCCCGGGCCACGACGCCCGGGGGCGTTATCCTCGACGTTCACAACCCGGGGCTGGACCTGCCCGCGCTCCTCGCCGACCTGAAAGCGGTCTGCGACCCCGCCCCGCGCGTGATCGCTTACGGGTCGCACGTCGAGCCCGACGTGCTGCGCGCGGCCCGGCAGGCGGGGTGCGACCGGGTGATGCCGCGGAGCCAGTTCGTAACGGAACTCGACGCGAAGATCGGGGAATGGCTCGGCGCAAATGCGTGACGACATTGGCCCGCCGCTTGCACCTCGGAAGGCCCGCGCCGCGCTCGTGGAGCCCTCTAAACCGTCGCGCGTTCTGACCTGAGACCTCCCACCGTGAGCGACAAGACCGAAGACATCGAACTGCGGCTCTTGTTGGAAGCGATCCACAAGCGGTACCACTACGACTTCCGCGGGTACTCCGTGGCGTCGCTCAAGCGGCGCCTCACGCAGGCCCGCGAGCGGTTCGGCTGCGACACCTTCTCCCAACTCCAGGACCGCGTCCTCCACGACCCCGCCGTGCTGCCGGCCCTGCTCGCCTACCTGACCGTGCAGGTCAGCGAGCTGTTCCGCGACCCGGCGTACTTCCGCGCGATCCGCGAGCAGGTGGTGCCGCATCTGAAAACGTACCCGTCGCTGAAGGTGTGGGTCGCGGGGTGCAGCGCCGGCGAGGAGGTGTACTCGCTGGCGATCCTGTTCCGCGAGGAGGGGCTTGACGAGCGCACCATGTTCTACGGCACCGACATCAACCCCGAGGCGCTGAAGCGGGCGGAGGCCGGGGTGTACGACCTGGACCGGCTCCCGCTGTTCACCGAGAACCACCGCAAGGCGGGCGGCAAGTCGTCGCTGTCGGACTACTACACCGCGGCTTACGGCAGCGCCGTGTTCGACAAGTCGTTGCGCCGCCGGACCGTGTTCTCGGATCATAGCCTGGCCTCCGACGCGGTGTTCGCCGAGGTGCAACTGGTGTCGTGCCGCAACGTGCTGATCTACTTCGACCGCGACCTCCAGGACCGCGCCGTCGGGCTGTTCAAGGACTCGCTCGTGCGGAAAGGGTTCCTGGGGCTCGGGGCCAAGGAGAGCCTGCGGTTCTCCGCGCACGCGGACGCCTTCGCCCCGTTCGCCCCGGATGAGCGGGTCTACCAGAAACAGGGGGACCTGTGAGCGCCGGGGCCGAGGCGGTG belongs to Gemmata obscuriglobus and includes:
- a CDS encoding lactonase family protein; the encoded protein is MLISRLALVAALTATGSAANAAEHWVYFGTYTGKGETDSKGIYRAKFDDASGKLTAPELAAEMGSPSFVTVHPNKQFLYAVGEGGGKEGGPVVAFAIDAKTGELKKLNEDKSGGPGPCYIVISPKGEFAAVANYGGGSTCVFTVEADGKLGKRLGFVQHTGSSTNPNRQKEPHAHCCAFNAAGDHLYTVDLGIDKIKVFHVSLKKGVEEDTEEDITTPPGSGPRHIAFAPDGKGIYVCGELDSTVNVIKGGKVVQSLSTLPKPTPGNSTAECIVSPDGKFVYVSNRGHNTVAAFKVKDDRMLEAAGHIAGDIKIPRNFNIDPSGKWMLIASQDGGKVGVWARDAETGGAKETGTTVPVSRCVCVKFVPVK
- a CDS encoding 3-keto-disaccharide hydrolase — encoded protein: MHRLVALVAAVLAGAVAGADEPKKLAASADGWIDLMSPEVWKKVDDRWIFASEVKLAPDSKGKADVRLKAEKKPGGAVWVNGETGRLPNLITKEEFGDCEIHVEFLIAKGSNAGVKFHEVYEIQIQDDYGKKNLDGSHMGGIYPRANLERGGYLDKGVPPKVNAAKPFGEWQTLEATWKSPRFNEKGEKSASALVVKATLNGQVIHENAEVKTPTGGNWGKKETPTGAFMLQTDHGPTAFRNVRIRPLK
- a CDS encoding alpha/beta hydrolase, whose amino-acid sequence is MTRMRSVLAAGLFVLTATLPALPARGDGPAPATSAGATPLAVKTEKDVVYDTIDKQELKLDICAPKESGSYPCIVLLHGGAWVGGSRKDLSVGPKGGASLIEEVAAKGYVVASVGYRLAPKHRFPAQIQDVRAAVRFLRANAKTYGIDRDKFAAAGFSAGGHLALLLGLADKVAGWDAGSNLDQSSKVQCVVDFFGPTDLSLYNTEAILDAYLVPVFGKDAKTDKEVFKKASPVTYVSKTAPPVLIFHGTFDVVVPVVHSESLHKKLTDCGANCQLVTLFGEGHGWTGRTFAKSLTQALTFLDTHLKGKEQK
- a CDS encoding SPOR domain-containing protein; this translates as MRKKALLGASLALLTGGVVVGQQPGAPRLAPALPPGVTPVGSAQPTNPVAPAGGAYLPPTSGIQPASVTSAPVPLPTNIEIKTALGADHPWLLKPEHGAFFIMVKSYVRPAKDTPAAKEDPGASARELAEGLAHEIRDTYRVQAFLFEYISEERKAEMRQIAAARQKAQAYAAEIAKLRQRSQFQGTEFLEPDNKMHVMTHHHRDQIGVLVGGFQNEDDAKRALLKLKTWPTPKNELLVDKSAIVQTGANGKSEIVKAAINPYAGAFVVPNPTVPRSAQPQQGFDPFIVKLNEGMPYNLLKAKKTWTLAVKSFVAPVEITNKESTPSVMQKMGFSKGADALAAGAEQAEGLAKALRQMKGPNDQGLNLEAFVLHTRNASLVTVGQFDGPDDPSLLATKRLLAALQSKTRVTEDKTGLRPVANAPTLFDNIMPMPIPKAKE
- a CDS encoding TPM domain-containing protein: MRRTLFALIVLGSFGSVVLAQKTEPVAPGAQKDAPKREKALESKDEAKRFGETAWARLAPAAERLFKEKGIDFVVETAPSPPKGDPNKIAAMRPAEREKFFKEFTDARAKELNLKGVHVFVSMKPETLYVHVSEAADLPKGFGPKLKAALIASFREKKFDEGLNKAIDMTLDAKGLGEKK
- a CDS encoding CheR family methyltransferase; its protein translation is MSDKTEDIELRLLLEAIHKRYHYDFRGYSVASLKRRLTQARERFGCDTFSQLQDRVLHDPAVLPALLAYLTVQVSELFRDPAYFRAIREQVVPHLKTYPSLKVWVAGCSAGEEVYSLAILFREEGLDERTMFYGTDINPEALKRAEAGVYDLDRLPLFTENHRKAGGKSSLSDYYTAAYGSAVFDKSLRRRTVFSDHSLASDAVFAEVQLVSCRNVLIYFDRDLQDRAVGLFKDSLVRKGFLGLGAKESLRFSAHADAFAPFAPDERVYQKQGDL